A part of Bacteroidales bacterium genomic DNA contains:
- a CDS encoding ABC transporter substrate-binding protein yields MRKYILFILAALLFFSCDTSNDEIVIGAILPLTGDAASYGISAKEGYELAIQEVNSNYPDRTILLKFEDSKALPKEAVNAYLKLKSTFAPSIFFGLLSSPEVLSVAPMAEKDKTIIFSSGASSPLISLSGDYIFRDVPSDLLEAGLMAETAINELGINKIAIIYINSDYGIGVLNKFKERFEELGGELVAEESYNSNQTDFKTYLLKIKNSQPDGIYFIGYKELGRIVKQAKELNVEAQYLSNALFEDPEILEIAGNAAENLIFTTFYFDSESTDPRTSEFVKNYKNKYGKSPDGFAVAAYDAIHVVFKALGNKEVNSETIKSSLYQLNEFNGLLGKFKFDKNGDVILPVKLKIVKNNEFINY; encoded by the coding sequence ATGAGAAAGTACATTTTATTTATTTTAGCAGCACTTTTATTTTTTTCTTGCGACACATCTAATGATGAAATTGTAATCGGAGCAATTTTACCCCTTACCGGTGATGCTGCAAGTTATGGAATATCGGCTAAGGAAGGTTATGAGTTAGCAATCCAAGAAGTTAATTCAAATTATCCTGATAGAACTATTTTGCTTAAATTTGAGGATAGCAAGGCTCTTCCCAAAGAAGCTGTAAATGCTTACTTGAAATTAAAAAGTACCTTTGCCCCATCAATATTTTTTGGTTTGTTATCTAGCCCTGAAGTATTATCAGTTGCTCCTATGGCTGAAAAAGACAAAACAATTATATTTTCGTCAGGGGCTTCTTCACCCTTAATTTCGTTATCAGGTGATTATATCTTTAGAGATGTACCTTCTGACTTACTTGAAGCCGGGCTTATGGCAGAAACTGCAATTAACGAGTTAGGTATTAATAAAATAGCTATTATCTATATTAATAGCGATTATGGTATTGGCGTATTAAATAAGTTTAAAGAAAGATTTGAGGAGTTAGGAGGAGAGTTAGTTGCCGAAGAATCATATAATTCAAATCAAACTGATTTTAAGACGTATTTATTAAAAATAAAAAACAGTCAGCCTGACGGTATTTATTTTATTGGTTACAAAGAGCTTGGTCGTATAGTTAAACAAGCAAAAGAGTTAAATGTAGAAGCTCAATATTTAAGTAATGCACTTTTTGAAGATCCTGAAATATTAGAAATTGCAGGAAATGCTGCTGAAAATTTAATTTTCACCACCTTTTATTTTGATTCAGAAAGTACAGACCCCAGAACCAGTGAATTTGTTAAGAATTATAAAAATAAATATGGCAAGTCTCCTGATGGTTTTGCCGTAGCTGCATATGACGCAATACATGTCGTATTTAAAGCATTAGGGAATAAAGAAGTGAATTCAGAGACTATAAAATCAAGCCTGTATCAACTAAATGAGTTTAACGGATTACTTGGGAAATTTAAATTTGATAAGAATGGTGATGTTATTTTACCTGTTAAATTAAAAATTGTTAAAAATAATGAATTTATCAACTATTAA
- a CDS encoding polyprenyl synthetase family protein, with amino-acid sequence MSEILSEIQQKANETNALILDYIKQNNDIINHDLFPIFEYALEIISVYRERAFIIKTVGSYVGLPSEIMKPLMISAELIILSAYIKDDIIDEAITRDGMKTVHQKYGLKSAILMSDIILGIGYKLIYDSIEKYKLNLELINFINRAYLNLCIGQSKKNINIVDISPEKVERLAFLRAGDIIGTFSSLPALIINDKKLTKSFYDYGRWLGISLQFKNDFEDFSINDTHFDNSNFQDIIFKQPNILLSYFSNHYTSITNTKKKVFDKYWGNQNNSFVSQQDKEQIIELFAEYNIINDAYNHLGKLCENSIHAIKNLKISPEKTTLLEFIKLIYHLN; translated from the coding sequence ATGAGCGAGATATTATCAGAAATTCAGCAAAAGGCAAATGAAACAAATGCTTTGATTCTTGATTATATCAAACAAAATAATGATATCATTAATCATGATTTGTTTCCTATTTTTGAATATGCACTTGAAATTATTTCAGTTTATCGGGAAAGGGCTTTTATTATTAAAACAGTAGGCAGTTACGTTGGCTTGCCGTCAGAAATAATGAAACCTTTAATGATTTCTGCTGAATTGATTATTTTGTCTGCATATATTAAAGATGATATTATTGATGAAGCTATAACAAGAGATGGTATGAAGACAGTTCATCAAAAATATGGACTAAAAAGTGCAATTTTGATGTCAGATATTATACTTGGTATTGGATACAAATTAATATATGACTCTATCGAAAAATATAAATTAAATTTAGAACTCATAAATTTTATAAACAGAGCTTACCTAAATCTATGTATCGGGCAATCCAAAAAAAATATTAATATTGTTGACATTTCTCCTGAGAAAGTTGAAAGACTGGCATTTTTAAGAGCCGGTGATATAATAGGAACATTTTCAAGTTTGCCTGCTTTAATAATTAACGACAAAAAGCTGACTAAATCGTTTTATGATTATGGCAGATGGCTTGGTATTTCTCTTCAATTTAAAAATGATTTTGAAGATTTTTCGATTAATGATACTCATTTTGATAATTCAAATTTTCAGGATATAATATTCAAACAGCCGAACATTTTATTATCTTATTTTTCAAATCACTATACTTCCATTACGAACACAAAAAAAAAGGTATTTGATAAATATTGGGGAAACCAAAATAATTCTTTTGTTTCTCAACAAGATAAAGAACAAATTATAGAACTGTTTGCAGAGTATAATATAATAAATGATGCATATAACCATTTGGGAAAATTATGCGAAAATTCTATCCATGCAATAAAAAACCTTAAGATATCACCTGAAAAAACTACTCTTTTAGAGTTTATTAAACTTATTTATCATTTGAATTGA
- a CDS encoding branched-chain amino acid ABC transporter permease gives MPQLIVNILLTVSVYLITAQSFLLIYQTSKFFNIAHAAIITFGAYFTFTFSQILSFHIIPSIALSVFISILIGVGTEFFVFRFLRKKNNHPYIMLISSLGIYIVFQNLILIIWGSQTKLIRPSQVNVGNEFFGAYITDIQISTIIIVILLFTGTIVFLNKINLGKQMRAVSSNRELANIFGIKSNNVILYSFGIGSGLAAIAGILVAFDTDMIPTMGFNLLLYGVVTMIIGGIGSTGGLIAGSLLLASAQHLGAYYIDSIWMDTIAYIILILFLIWKPLGFSGKRLKKIEL, from the coding sequence ATGCCACAATTAATTGTAAATATTTTATTAACAGTAAGTGTTTATCTAATAACTGCTCAATCATTTCTATTAATATATCAAACATCAAAGTTTTTTAACATAGCTCATGCAGCAATAATTACATTTGGTGCTTATTTTACATTTACTTTTTCTCAAATATTATCTTTTCATATAATTCCTTCAATTGCTTTATCTGTATTCATTTCAATTTTGATAGGAGTTGGAACAGAATTTTTTGTTTTTCGATTTCTACGTAAGAAAAATAATCATCCCTATATTATGTTAATTAGTTCATTAGGGATTTATATTGTTTTTCAAAATCTTATTTTAATCATTTGGGGTTCGCAAACTAAATTAATTCGACCTTCACAAGTTAATGTAGGAAATGAATTTTTTGGTGCCTATATAACAGACATTCAAATAAGTACTATTATTATTGTTATTCTGCTGTTTACAGGAACAATTGTTTTCTTGAATAAAATAAATTTAGGCAAACAAATGCGTGCAGTTTCTTCAAATAGAGAGCTTGCAAATATATTTGGAATTAAGTCAAACAACGTTATTCTGTATTCATTTGGTATTGGTTCAGGTTTGGCTGCAATAGCCGGTATTTTAGTTGCATTTGATACCGATATGATTCCGACTATGGGTTTTAATTTACTTCTGTATGGTGTTGTAACTATGATAATTGGCGGAATTGGTAGCACCGGAGGTTTAATAGCCGGCTCTTTATTGCTTGCTAGTGCTCAACATCTCGGAGCATATTATATTGACAGTATATGGATGGATACCATTGCATATATAATTCTAATATTATTTCTAATTTGGAAACCTTTAGGTTTTAGTGGCAAAAGGCTTAAAAAGATTGAGTTGTAA
- a CDS encoding AAA family ATPase, with product MFLKEIHLKNFRNFDSLSLSFDKQDMKNSVRKWTVILGENGTGKSGILKAIALIIMGSDALAELIGKPEDWIKYGKDYCEVTAVITTKENEISNLKLLINRGESLSEILKKNEKSLQLIDRAIDHATRNYFIVGYGATRKLSTANIQSSKRNIYRYNRAQSVATLFNPDASLHSLESWAMDLDYRKEGSGLKTVKQALDKFLPGVTFYKIDKENRQLLFKTQDGIIPLSLLSDGYQNMAGWLADLLYHVTNSFDDYETALKARGLLLLDELELHLHPVWQKELFTFINRLLPNFQIITTTHSPLTAQQAGENELIYLERIKGNIVANQFEGSPRKLLLHQLLTSDVFGLSTDESVYVEKLKAEYKQLKSKEKKSEKEKKKLTELKESIELLPKNPMSNSFLTSEMKDQLTEIRKSLKKDLR from the coding sequence ATGTTTTTAAAAGAAATACATCTAAAGAATTTCAGGAATTTTGATTCCTTAAGCCTGTCATTTGATAAACAGGATATGAAGAATTCGGTCAGAAAGTGGACTGTTATTCTGGGAGAAAATGGAACAGGAAAAAGTGGTATATTAAAAGCGATTGCCTTAATAATTATGGGTAGTGATGCATTAGCAGAACTGATCGGAAAACCTGAAGATTGGATCAAATATGGAAAAGATTACTGTGAAGTTACGGCTGTTATTACAACAAAGGAAAATGAAATCAGCAATTTAAAGCTGCTGATAAACAGGGGCGAATCGCTCTCGGAGATATTGAAAAAAAACGAAAAATCGTTACAATTAATTGACAGGGCAATAGACCATGCAACAAGAAACTATTTTATTGTAGGATACGGAGCTACAAGAAAGTTAAGTACCGCAAATATACAAAGCTCGAAACGAAACATTTATCGTTATAACAGAGCACAAAGTGTTGCCACATTATTTAATCCGGACGCATCGCTGCATTCCCTCGAATCATGGGCAATGGATCTTGACTATCGAAAAGAAGGAAGCGGCTTAAAAACCGTTAAGCAAGCACTTGATAAATTTTTGCCCGGTGTAACTTTTTATAAAATTGATAAGGAAAACAGGCAATTGTTGTTCAAAACACAGGATGGTATTATCCCTCTTTCCTTGTTAAGTGATGGTTATCAAAATATGGCCGGTTGGTTGGCAGACTTATTATATCACGTTACTAACAGTTTTGATGATTATGAAACAGCATTGAAAGCAAGGGGATTATTGTTGTTGGATGAATTGGAACTCCATTTACATCCTGTTTGGCAAAAAGAATTATTCACATTTATTAACAGATTATTGCCTAATTTCCAAATAATCACTACCACACATTCTCCACTTACTGCTCAACAGGCAGGGGAAAACGAATTGATTTATCTGGAAAGAATCAAGGGAAATATTGTCGCTAATCAATTTGAAGGATCGCCCCGGAAACTTCTTTTACACCAGTTACTTACTTCTGATGTTTTCGGACTTTCAACTGATGAGTCGGTCTATGTTGAAAAGTTAAAAGCAGAATACAAACAATTAAAGAGCAAAGAAAAGAAATCTGAAAAAGAGAAAAAAAAGTTAACGGAGTTGAAAGAAAGCATTGAATTGCTGCCAAAAAATCCTATGTCAAACAGTTTTTTAACATCAGAGATGAAGGACCAGTTAACTGAAATCAGAAAATCACTTAAAAAAGATTTAAGATGA